Proteins encoded within one genomic window of Lynx canadensis isolate LIC74 chromosome B4, mLynCan4.pri.v2, whole genome shotgun sequence:
- the INHBE gene encoding inhibin beta E chain, whose translation MGLPDGQRQLVLLWALVWAQGAGSVCPSCGGPTLEPQAERALVLELAKQQILEGLHLTSRPRITHPPPQAALTRALRRLQPGSVAPVNGEEVISFATITEPSTSACSSVLTFHLSTAQSRHLYHARLWLRVLPTFPGTLSLRTFRWNPGRRRRESRTLLAEHQMTTPGWHALTLPSSGLRGEASAVLKLQLVCRLPGGNATAAPQWLVDTAGDERPFLELKIWSKGPGAGRTRRRTPTCEPETPLCCRRDHYVDFRELGWRDWILQPEGYQLNYCSGQCPPHLAGSPGIAASFHSAVFSLLKANNPWPLGTSCCVPTARRPLSLLYLDRDGNVVKTDVPDMVVEACGCS comes from the exons ATGGGGCTCCCTGATGGCCAGCGCCAGCTGGTGCTGCTGTGGGCACTGGTGTGGGCACAGGGGGCAgggtctgtctgtccctcctgcGGAGGTCCCACACTGGAGCCCCAAGCGGAACGTGCTCTGGTCCTGGAGCTAGCCAAGCAGCAGATCTTGGAGGGGCTGCACCTGACCAGTCGTCCCAGAATAACTCACCCTCCACCCCAGGCAGCGCTGACCAGAGCCCTCCGGAGACTGCAGCCAGGAAGTGTGGCTCCAGTGAATGGGGAGGAGGTCATCAGCTTTGCTACCATCACag AGCCTTCCACTTCCGCCTGCAGCTCCGTGCTCACCTTCCACCTGTCCACAGCTCAGTCCCGGCACCTGTACCACGCCCGCCTCTGGCTGCGTGTGCTCCCCACCTTTCCCGGCACTCTTTCCTTGAGGACCTTCAGGTGGAACCCAGGCAGGAGGCGCCGAGAGTCGCGCACCCTCCTGGCGGAGCACCAGATGACAACCCCAGGCTGGCACGCCCTGACTCTGCCCTCTAGTGGCTTGAGGGGTGAGGCGTCCGCTGTCCTGAAACTCCAGCTGGTCTGCAGACTCCCAGGAGGCAACGCCACGGCTGCCCCACAGTGGCTCGTGGACACGGCGGGAGATGAGCGGCCCTTCCTGGAGCTTAAGATCTGGTCCAAGGGGCCTGGAGCAGGCCGCACCAGGAGGAGGACCCCTACCTGTGAGCCCGAGACCCCCTTATGTTGCAGGCGAGACCATTATGTAGACTTCCGGGAACTGGGATGGCGGGACTGGATCCTGCAGCCGGAGGGGTACCAGCTCAATTACTGCAGTGGACAGTGCCCCCCTCACCTGGCAGGCAGCCCGGGCATTGCTGCCTCCTTCCATTCTGCTGTCTTCAGCCTCCTCAAGGCCAACAACCCTTGGCCCTTGGGTACTTCCTGCTGTGTTCCTACTGCCCGAaggcccctctctctcctctacctCGACCGTGACGGCAATGTGGTCAAGACAGACGTGCCAGATATGGTGGTGGAGGCCTGCGGCTGCAGCTAG